The Vicinamibacterales bacterium DNA segment CAGGCGGACCGCAAACGACGCCGACGCCGGCGCCGTGATCGCGCCACAGGCGAGAAGACGATGACGGCGGCCGTCGGTTTCGACGCAGCCGTAGCCGGTGCGCTCGGAGCCGGGATCGATCCCGAAGATTCTCATGCCCTTCCGGGGGGATCGCATGCGGCGCGTGCCCGCGTCCGCCTCACGCGAGGGAGGCCTCGATCTCCTTTTCCTCGATGTCGGCGTTCGACCACACCTTCTTGGTGTCTTCGTGCTCCTCGAGTATTTCCATCAGCTTGATCATCTGCTGGGCGGGTTTGCCTTCCAGCTTGACGTAGTTCTTCGGCAGCAGCGCGATCTCGGCGGCGGCTGGCTCGACGCCCATCCCCTTGATCGCCTCGAGCACGGGATGGAAGGTCTCGGGCGACGACACGACTTCCCAGTGGTCCTCGTCGTCGCGCACGTCGTCGGCGCCGGCGTCGATCGCGACCGCCAGGAGCCGCTCCTCGTCGACCTTGCTCTTTTCGATGACGAGATAGCCCTTCTTCTCGAACATCCAGGCGACGCTGTTCGACTCGCCGAGGTTGCCGCCGTTCTTCGACAGCGTATGGCGCATCTCGCCGACCGTACGGTTCTTGTTGTCGGTCAGCACCTCGATCAAGAGCGCCGCGCCGCCGGGCCCGTAGGCTTCGTAGGTGATCTCGTCGTACGAGACGCCCGGCAGC contains these protein-coding regions:
- a CDS encoding YebC/PmpR family DNA-binding transcriptional regulator, which gives rise to MSGHSKWHTIKHKKGAADAKRGKVFTRIIKELTVAARNGGGDADTNPRLRTIIAEAKSVNMPADNIKRAIQRGTGELPGVSYDEITYEAYGPGGAALLIEVLTDNKNRTVGEMRHTLSKNGGNLGESNSVAWMFEKKGYLVIEKSKVDEERLLAVAIDAGADDVRDDEDHWEVVSSPETFHPVLEAIKGMGVEPAAAEIALLPKNYVKLEGKPAQQMIKLMEILEEHEDTKKVWSNADIEEKEIEASLA